The proteins below are encoded in one region of Bosea sp. BIWAKO-01:
- a CDS encoding monovalent cation/H+ antiporter subunit D, protein MDWTRHLLIVPILLPLITGAALLLIDELRHTLKALLSIASGVLLLVTAIVLMRLADGVADGGGALSSSYALANWPAPFAIVLVLDRLSALMLALASTLALAALVFSTARWHRAGPHFHTLFQFMLMGLGGAFLTGDLFNLFVFFEVTLAASYGLLLHGSGAFRVRAGLHYIAINLAASLLFLIGVSLIYGTAGTLNMADLAVRLPGVPAEDRALLHAGVAILGIAFLVKAGMWPLCFWLPSAYMAAAAPVAAIFVVLTKVGTYVLLRLSLLLFAPEAQGAAGFGGTVLLWGGMATILFATSGVLSSQSLGRLAGFSVLISAGTLLAAVGIGNTAVVSGALFYLVSSSLSVAAFFLLIELVERSREPAADVLSVTMEAYGDETDESEEHEDQEVGVTVPGALAILSVSFGCVALLLAGLPPLSGFIAKFAMLTGMLNPDGLGSIAEIPGSIWLLVALVILSGLATLVAMMRSGVRIFWTPLEELVPRVVMVEVAPIVALLALCAVLTVWGGPMLSYTEAAARSLHAPSTYIQSVLGTGHLPGGAR, encoded by the coding sequence ATGGACTGGACGAGACATCTTCTCATCGTCCCGATCCTGCTCCCGTTGATCACGGGAGCGGCTCTCCTGCTGATCGACGAGCTGCGCCACACGCTGAAGGCGCTTCTCAGCATTGCGTCGGGCGTGCTGCTCCTGGTGACGGCGATCGTCCTGATGCGACTGGCGGACGGGGTTGCCGACGGGGGCGGCGCCCTGTCCTCATCCTATGCCCTCGCCAACTGGCCAGCGCCGTTCGCCATCGTGCTCGTGCTCGATCGGCTGTCGGCGCTGATGCTCGCCCTCGCATCCACGCTGGCGCTCGCCGCTCTGGTCTTCTCGACGGCGCGCTGGCACCGGGCCGGGCCGCATTTCCACACGCTCTTCCAGTTCATGCTCATGGGGCTCGGGGGCGCGTTCCTCACGGGCGACCTCTTCAATCTCTTCGTCTTCTTCGAGGTCACGCTGGCGGCGTCCTACGGCCTGCTGCTGCACGGATCGGGCGCGTTCCGGGTTCGAGCCGGCCTCCATTATATCGCGATCAACCTGGCCGCTTCGCTTCTCTTCCTCATCGGCGTCAGCCTGATCTATGGGACCGCCGGAACGCTGAACATGGCTGACCTGGCCGTCCGCCTGCCGGGCGTGCCCGCAGAGGACCGGGCGCTCCTTCACGCCGGTGTCGCGATCCTTGGCATCGCATTCCTGGTCAAGGCGGGCATGTGGCCGCTCTGCTTCTGGCTGCCGTCCGCCTATATGGCGGCCGCCGCCCCCGTTGCCGCGATCTTCGTCGTGCTCACCAAGGTCGGCACCTATGTGCTTCTGCGCCTCTCCCTGCTGCTTTTCGCTCCGGAGGCCCAGGGCGCGGCAGGGTTCGGCGGAACGGTGCTGCTCTGGGGCGGGATGGCGACGATCCTCTTCGCGACATCCGGGGTGCTATCGTCCCAGTCGCTGGGCCGGCTCGCCGGCTTCAGCGTTCTCATCTCCGCGGGGACCCTGCTCGCGGCCGTCGGCATCGGCAACACTGCGGTCGTCTCGGGAGCCTTGTTCTACCTCGTCAGTTCGAGCCTCAGCGTCGCTGCCTTTTTCCTGCTGATCGAGCTGGTCGAGCGGTCGCGTGAGCCTGCGGCAGACGTGTTGTCCGTCACCATGGAGGCGTATGGCGACGAGACGGACGAGAGCGAGGAGCACGAGGATCAGGAGGTCGGCGTGACCGTGCCGGGGGCGCTCGCCATCCTGAGCGTCTCGTTTGGATGCGTCGCGCTCCTGCTCGCGGGCTTGCCGCCGCTATCGGGGTTCATCGCCAAGTTCGCGATGCTGACGGGCATGTTGAATCCCGACGGACTCGGCTCAATCGCCGAGATCCCGGGGAGCATCTGGCTGCTGGTTGCGCTGGTCATCCTATCGGGCCTTGCGACCCTGGTGGCCATGATGCGCAGCGGCGTCCGCATCTTCTGGACGCCCCTCGAGGAACTGGTTCCGCGCGTGGTCATGGTCGAGGTCGCGCCGATCGTCGCATTGCTGGCGCTCTGCGCGGTCCTGACCGTGTGGGGCGGTCCGATGCTCAGTTACACGGAGGCTGCGGCCCGTTCCCTTCACGCCCCGTCGACCTATATCCAGAGCGTTCTGGGAACGGGGCATCTGCCGGGCGGTGCGCGATGA
- a CDS encoding Na+/H+ antiporter subunit E, with protein MNRLLPYPLLTAALLLMWLLLTSFSTGQFLVGATVAIGASRAMAALHPSKPRLRRWQLFPKLLGIVTLDILRSNIAVAGIIIRGDRRDRVAGFVAIPLDLRDKTALAVLACIVTSTPGTAWVEYAPDSGVLLLHVLDLADEAEWIDVIKNRYEALLMDIFE; from the coding sequence ATGAACCGCCTTCTGCCCTATCCGCTTCTGACCGCAGCGCTGCTGCTGATGTGGCTCCTGCTGACCTCTTTCTCGACCGGGCAATTCCTCGTCGGGGCGACCGTCGCGATCGGAGCCTCCCGTGCGATGGCGGCGCTTCATCCATCCAAGCCCCGGCTGAGGCGATGGCAGCTTTTTCCGAAGCTCCTGGGGATCGTCACGCTGGACATCCTGCGATCGAACATCGCGGTGGCCGGCATCATCATCCGAGGAGATCGTCGCGACCGTGTCGCGGGCTTCGTCGCCATACCGCTCGACCTGCGCGACAAGACGGCGCTGGCCGTGCTGGCATGCATCGTTACCAGCACGCCGGGGACAGCCTGGGTTGAATATGCCCCCGATTCCGGCGTGCTCCTGCTCCATGTCCTCGACCTCGCCGACGAGGCCGAGTGGATCGACGTGATCAAGAACCGGTATGAGGCGCTGCTTATGGACATTTTCGAATGA
- a CDS encoding K+/H+ antiporter subunit F, giving the protein MTATILLWSVTAAQAMLVAAMGCYAYRVIRGPRAQDRVLCLDAMYVTAMLLMLTIGIRSGSAIYFEAALIIAVLGFVSSIALAKFLMRGEVIE; this is encoded by the coding sequence ATGACTGCCACGATCCTCCTGTGGTCGGTAACGGCCGCCCAGGCCATGCTCGTCGCCGCCATGGGGTGCTACGCCTACAGGGTCATCCGGGGGCCGCGAGCGCAGGACCGGGTCCTCTGCCTGGACGCCATGTACGTTACCGCCATGCTCCTGATGCTGACGATCGGCATCCGCTCGGGAAGCGCGATCTATTTCGAGGCGGCCCTGATCATCGCAGTGCTGGGATTCGTATCGAGCATCGCGCTCGCCAAATTTCTCATGCGCGGCGAGGTGATCGAATGA
- the mnhG gene encoding monovalent cation/H(+) antiporter subunit G translates to MTHAENLPAWASLLTAFLLLLGSGLTLLGAIGTLRFRRFFERVHAPTLGTSWGTGAIALASIVCFSALGSRPVVHELLIGVFMIVTTPVTLMLLARASLYRDRTEGNGEAPPRSLPRRTHGG, encoded by the coding sequence ATGACCCATGCCGAGAACCTCCCCGCCTGGGCGTCCCTGCTCACGGCCTTCCTGCTCCTTCTCGGTTCCGGGCTGACACTGCTGGGAGCCATCGGAACATTGCGCTTTCGCAGGTTCTTCGAGCGCGTTCATGCCCCCACGCTGGGCACGAGCTGGGGAACCGGTGCGATCGCGCTCGCGTCCATTGTCTGCTTCTCGGCGCTGGGCTCCCGGCCCGTGGTGCATGAACTCCTGATCGGCGTCTTCATGATCGTCACGACGCCGGTCACCCTCATGCTGCTCGCCCGCGCGTCCCTCTATCGCGACCGAACGGAGGGAAACGGAGAAGCGCCTCCGCGCTCGCTCCCGCGCCGCACTCACGGTGGATAA
- a CDS encoding 2'-5' RNA ligase family protein: MKASVFASRPAPLDCRDRRCAPVLAAIGLGLALVLGFARGAVAQQAPLTAIDIALEPDATMLQRAKDANARLLKSFPKGFALDETHHPHVTLVQQFVRTAELDKVFAAANAVLAKEKPTSWTLKAFKYYYIPSPPVGLAGIVVEPTDDLHRLQDELIKAVAPYTAKTGTPAAFFSRDGGRDIQKSLIEYVSGFTTIAAGKRFNPHVTIGVGTETYLKTMLAEPFDAFTFSPTGASVYQLGTFGTARKELKALPLTP, encoded by the coding sequence ATGAAGGCGTCCGTCTTTGCAAGTCGTCCTGCCCCTCTGGATTGCCGGGACCGTCGATGCGCGCCGGTTCTTGCAGCGATTGGCCTCGGACTGGCCCTGGTGCTCGGCTTTGCCCGGGGGGCCGTCGCGCAACAGGCACCCCTGACGGCGATCGACATCGCGCTTGAACCCGACGCGACGATGCTTCAGCGCGCGAAGGACGCCAATGCGCGTCTGCTGAAGTCCTTCCCGAAGGGCTTTGCTCTCGATGAGACGCACCACCCGCACGTCACGCTGGTGCAGCAATTCGTCCGCACGGCGGAACTCGACAAGGTCTTTGCCGCCGCGAACGCGGTTCTGGCCAAGGAAAAGCCGACGTCATGGACGCTGAAGGCGTTCAAATACTATTACATCCCGTCTCCGCCGGTCGGACTCGCGGGGATCGTCGTCGAACCGACAGACGACCTGCATCGGCTGCAGGATGAACTGATCAAGGCCGTTGCGCCCTACACCGCGAAGACCGGGACACCGGCGGCGTTCTTCAGCAGGGATGGCGGGCGGGACATTCAAAAATCCCTGATCGAATATGTCTCCGGCTTCACGACAATCGCGGCGGGCAAGCGTTTCAATCCGCATGTGACGATCGGCGTCGGAACCGAAACCTATTTGAAGACGATGCTGGCTGAGCCTTTCGACGCGTTCACCTTCTCGCCGACCGGCGCATCGGTCTATCAGCTCGGCACCTTTGGCACGGCTCGGAAGGAACTGAAGGCCCTGCCGCTGACGCCTTGA
- a CDS encoding 2-hydroxyacid dehydrogenase, with the protein MKAVRTDRELECPEIDAGLRARGVELVTLPDGIPEAALIEAVADADLILMCYTPITARVIAAAPRLKGIVKYGVGIDAIDIPAASARGIPVVNVPEYAEETVAEGAFALMIALAKRLPEIGRAMAADGWIWPEQRWLGRDIAGSTLGLVGAGKIGRSMARMAGQGFRARVLGYDPHVDADTLAASGIEKVDDLHAMLRACDFVSLHCVLNAATRGLIGRAELACLKPSAVLVNVSRGALIDEAALVEAVLAGRLGGVGLDVYSTEPLAKTGHVLSPLFGRDDVILFPHLTFFTVEAMRRLSEDTLARCFEVLGGRPVQVRSRDPRLRAQSENVAFA; encoded by the coding sequence ATGAAAGCCGTCCGCACGGACCGTGAACTGGAATGCCCCGAGATCGATGCCGGCCTGCGGGCCCGTGGCGTCGAGCTCGTCACCTTGCCCGATGGCATCCCGGAGGCCGCGCTGATCGAGGCCGTCGCCGACGCCGATCTGATCCTGATGTGCTACACGCCGATCACGGCCCGCGTCATCGCGGCTGCGCCCAGGCTCAAGGGCATCGTCAAATACGGTGTCGGCATCGATGCGATCGATATTCCTGCCGCGAGCGCGCGCGGCATCCCGGTCGTCAACGTTCCCGAATATGCCGAGGAGACGGTCGCGGAGGGCGCGTTCGCTCTGATGATCGCGCTGGCCAAGCGCCTGCCCGAGATTGGTCGCGCCATGGCCGCCGATGGCTGGATCTGGCCCGAACAGCGCTGGCTCGGCCGCGATATCGCTGGTTCCACACTCGGGCTCGTCGGTGCCGGCAAGATCGGCCGCAGCATGGCCCGGATGGCGGGGCAGGGGTTCCGGGCCCGGGTTCTCGGTTACGATCCCCATGTCGACGCGGACACGCTCGCGGCATCCGGCATCGAGAAGGTGGACGATCTGCATGCGATGCTGCGCGCATGCGATTTCGTCTCGCTCCATTGCGTGCTGAACGCGGCGACGCGCGGATTGATCGGCCGCGCCGAACTCGCCTGCCTGAAGCCGTCTGCCGTGCTGGTCAACGTCTCCAGGGGAGCGCTGATCGACGAGGCGGCGCTCGTCGAGGCGGTGCTGGCCGGCCGTCTCGGTGGCGTCGGGCTCGACGTCTATTCGACCGAACCGCTGGCCAAGACGGGCCATGTGCTCAGCCCGCTCTTTGGCCGCGACGACGTCATTCTCTTCCCGCACCTGACCTTCTTCACTGTCGAGGCGATGCGGCGCCTCTCGGAGGATACGCTCGCCCGCTGCTTCGAGGTTCTCGGCGGGCGGCCGGTCCAGGTGCGCTCGCGCGATCCGCGCCTGCGGGCGCAGAGCGAGAACGTCGCCTTCGCCTGA
- a CDS encoding aspartate aminotransferase family protein, translated as MSGLSAKLVHTEGESNTSAARGAWSARLDDPATRGLLKRDADAFLHQSLSSPCVTAIAKAEGIWIEDTAGRRYMDFHGNSVHHIGYGHPRLKAAIKQQLDDLCFAPRRFTCEPAVELAETLGRLAPGDLGKVLFTTGGSDAVEVALRLARAATGRFKTLSFWDAFHGAGFGASSVGGEATFRSGIAGPLLPGAEHVAPWANHHCAYGHNSLEDSARACASMISYVLGREGDFAALVAEPMRATPNPPAPGFWKLVREACDRHGTLLIFDEIPTGLGKTGRFFTSEHDGVTPDILVVGKALGGGILPIAAAIARRDLDVAGDFAIGHYTHEKNPVTTRAALTTIAIIREEGLPERATELGGQAMARLRAFGEGSPHVGDVRGRGLMFGVEIVADKADMAPDNALAERVYYRCLEAGLSFKISQGNVLTLSPPLVIPQADLDRALDIVEAAIAAG; from the coding sequence ATGTCAGGTCTTTCCGCCAAGCTCGTGCATACCGAAGGCGAGTCGAACACCTCGGCGGCGCGCGGCGCCTGGTCGGCGCGGCTCGATGATCCGGCGACGCGCGGCCTGCTGAAGCGCGACGCCGACGCCTTCCTGCACCAGAGCCTGTCGAGCCCCTGCGTCACGGCGATCGCCAAGGCGGAGGGCATCTGGATCGAGGACACGGCCGGGCGCCGCTACATGGATTTCCATGGCAACAGCGTCCATCATATCGGCTACGGCCATCCCCGCCTGAAGGCTGCGATCAAGCAGCAGCTCGACGATCTCTGCTTCGCGCCGCGCCGCTTCACCTGCGAGCCGGCGGTCGAGCTGGCCGAGACGCTGGGCCGCCTTGCCCCGGGCGATCTCGGCAAGGTGCTGTTCACGACGGGCGGTTCGGATGCGGTCGAGGTGGCGCTGAGACTCGCGCGCGCCGCCACCGGGCGCTTCAAGACCTTGTCCTTCTGGGATGCCTTTCACGGCGCGGGCTTCGGCGCCTCGAGCGTCGGCGGGGAGGCGACCTTTCGCTCCGGGATTGCCGGGCCGCTCCTGCCGGGCGCAGAGCATGTCGCGCCCTGGGCGAACCATCACTGCGCCTATGGCCATAACAGCCTGGAGGATTCGGCCCGCGCCTGCGCCAGCATGATCTCCTATGTGCTTGGCCGGGAGGGCGATTTCGCGGCCCTCGTCGCCGAGCCGATGCGGGCGACCCCGAACCCGCCGGCACCCGGCTTCTGGAAGCTGGTGCGCGAGGCCTGCGACCGCCATGGCACGCTGCTGATCTTCGACGAGATCCCGACCGGGCTCGGCAAGACCGGCCGCTTCTTCACCAGCGAGCATGACGGGGTGACGCCGGACATCCTCGTCGTCGGCAAGGCGCTCGGCGGCGGCATCTTGCCGATCGCCGCGGCGATCGCGCGGCGCGATCTCGATGTCGCCGGCGATTTCGCGATCGGCCACTACACCCATGAGAAGAACCCGGTGACGACGCGCGCGGCGCTGACCACGATCGCGATCATTCGCGAGGAGGGGCTGCCGGAGCGGGCGACCGAGCTCGGTGGCCAGGCGATGGCGCGTCTGCGCGCCTTCGGCGAAGGCTCGCCCCATGTCGGCGACGTGCGCGGGCGCGGGCTGATGTTCGGGGTCGAGATCGTGGCCGACAAGGCGGATATGGCGCCCGACAACGCGCTCGCCGAACGGGTCTATTATCGCTGCCTCGAAGCCGGGCTGAGCTTCAAGATCAGCCAGGGCAATGTGCTGACGCTCTCGCCGCCTCTGGTGATCCCGCAAGCCGACCTCGACCGCGCGCTCGACATCGTCGAGGCCGCGATCGCGGCGGGCTGA
- a CDS encoding LysR substrate-binding domain-containing protein produces the protein MRYVQLRAFHQVALAGGFSRAASELNLTQPAISDQVRKLEEEYDVLLFSRQHRQIALTAMGERLLAITHRLFDAEDQARGLLLESRALRLGTLRIAADSVHHVLHVLTAFREIYPGVRITVSAGNTETIVAQLQSYEADIGVLGDMAPHRDFEFVPLNAAPIIAVVAADHPFASRRSLSLAELAGMALVIRESGSRTRRLLEQRASETGVRLTYAIEVEGREAALDIVAAGGGIGFVSEAELRGDRGLVRIALDGPPILMEESLICLSERRDNKAIKAFLDVARGRA, from the coding sequence ATGCGCTATGTCCAGCTTCGTGCTTTCCACCAGGTCGCGCTCGCCGGCGGCTTTTCACGCGCCGCGAGCGAGCTGAACCTGACGCAGCCGGCGATCTCCGATCAGGTCCGCAAGCTCGAGGAGGAGTATGACGTGCTGCTGTTCAGCCGGCAGCACAGGCAGATCGCCCTGACCGCGATGGGCGAAAGGCTGCTCGCGATCACACACCGCCTGTTCGATGCCGAGGACCAGGCGCGCGGGTTGCTCTTGGAGTCGCGCGCCCTGCGGCTTGGAACCCTGCGGATCGCCGCCGATTCCGTCCATCATGTCCTGCATGTGCTGACGGCGTTCCGCGAGATCTATCCGGGCGTGCGGATCACGGTCAGCGCCGGCAATACCGAGACCATCGTGGCGCAGCTGCAAAGTTACGAGGCCGATATCGGCGTCCTCGGCGACATGGCCCCGCATCGCGATTTCGAGTTCGTTCCGCTGAATGCGGCGCCGATCATCGCCGTCGTCGCAGCCGATCATCCCTTTGCCTCGCGCCGGTCGCTGTCGCTGGCGGAGCTTGCCGGCATGGCGCTCGTGATCCGGGAAAGCGGCTCGCGGACGCGCCGGCTGCTCGAACAGCGCGCGTCCGAGACCGGCGTCAGGTTGACCTACGCCATCGAGGTCGAAGGGCGCGAGGCTGCGCTCGACATCGTGGCGGCGGGTGGCGGCATCGGCTTCGTCTCGGAGGCCGAACTGCGCGGCGATCGCGGCCTGGTGCGCATCGCGCTCGACGGGCCGCCGATCCTGATGGAGGAATCCCTGATCTGCTTGAGCGAACGCCGGGACAACAAGGCGATCAAGGCCTTTCTGGACGTCGCACGGGGTCGCGCTTGA
- the chrA gene encoding chromate efflux transporter, with the protein MNKLETIDAAPTMQNAVPDHGISFGEALRVWARVAALSFGGPAGQIAVMHRIIVEEKRWIGETRFLHALNYCTLLPGPEAQQLAIYIGWLLHKTKGGLVAGLLFVLPGAISIMALSWIYAIFGNVGSVQALFFGLKAAVLAIVLEAVLRIGRRSLKNNVMIGLAAAAFLALTLFQAPFPLVVLGAGLIGYIGGRGGWSAFLTGGGHGKLGGKQLADIDSALGEGIPAHARPPLSWTLKVAAIGFFLWFAPIIALLALLGQGNVFTEISIFFSKMAMVTFGGAYSVLSYVAQQAVEHYGWLKPGEMLDGLGMAETTPGPLIMVTQFVGFMGAYRAPGSLNPLLAGTLGGLLTTWVTFVPCFLWIFLGAPFMETMRNNKALSAALGAITAAVVGVILNLSIWFALHVLFAEVHQIRGYGMELDVPVLSTVNVASLLLTLAAMIAVFRFKVGMIKVIAACSVAGLLYGFATGMV; encoded by the coding sequence ATGAACAAGCTCGAAACCATCGACGCTGCACCGACGATGCAGAATGCCGTGCCTGATCACGGCATTTCATTCGGGGAGGCCTTGCGTGTCTGGGCACGGGTCGCAGCGCTGAGCTTCGGTGGGCCTGCCGGACAGATCGCGGTGATGCACCGGATCATCGTTGAGGAGAAGCGCTGGATCGGCGAGACGCGCTTCCTGCATGCCCTGAACTATTGCACCCTTCTTCCGGGGCCGGAGGCGCAGCAACTCGCGATCTATATCGGCTGGCTCCTGCACAAGACGAAGGGCGGTCTCGTCGCCGGCCTCCTGTTCGTGCTGCCGGGCGCCATTTCCATCATGGCGCTGAGCTGGATCTACGCGATTTTCGGCAATGTCGGCAGCGTCCAGGCTCTGTTCTTCGGATTGAAGGCGGCGGTCCTGGCGATCGTGCTCGAAGCCGTCCTGCGGATCGGTCGGCGCTCGCTGAAGAACAATGTCATGATCGGGCTCGCCGCCGCCGCCTTTCTGGCATTGACGCTGTTTCAGGCACCATTCCCGCTCGTCGTGCTGGGCGCGGGCCTGATCGGCTATATCGGAGGGCGCGGTGGCTGGTCGGCGTTCCTGACGGGAGGCGGTCATGGCAAGCTCGGTGGCAAGCAGCTGGCCGACATCGATTCCGCGCTGGGCGAGGGCATTCCGGCGCATGCCAGACCGCCGCTGAGCTGGACGCTGAAGGTCGCTGCCATCGGCTTCTTCCTCTGGTTCGCTCCAATCATCGCCCTGCTGGCTCTGCTCGGCCAGGGCAACGTCTTCACGGAGATCTCAATCTTCTTCTCCAAGATGGCGATGGTGACCTTCGGTGGCGCCTACTCGGTGCTGTCCTATGTCGCGCAGCAGGCAGTCGAGCATTATGGCTGGCTGAAGCCGGGTGAAATGCTGGATGGCCTCGGCATGGCCGAAACCACGCCCGGCCCCTTGATCATGGTGACGCAGTTCGTCGGCTTCATGGGCGCCTATCGTGCGCCGGGCTCTCTGAATCCCCTCCTGGCCGGCACTCTCGGCGGGCTGCTGACGACCTGGGTCACTTTCGTGCCCTGCTTCCTCTGGATCTTCCTCGGCGCGCCGTTCATGGAGACGATGCGCAACAACAAGGCGCTCTCGGCTGCGCTCGGGGCGATTACTGCGGCCGTCGTCGGCGTGATCCTGAACCTGTCGATCTGGTTTGCGCTGCACGTGCTCTTCGCCGAGGTCCATCAGATCCGCGGCTATGGCATGGAACTCGACGTGCCGGTCCTGAGCACCGTCAACGTCGCATCGCTGCTGCTGACGCTTGCCGCCATGATCGCTGTGTTCCGCTTCAAGGTCGGGATGATCAAGGTCATCGCCGCTTGCTCGGTAGCTGGGCTGCTCTACGGATTCGCCACGGGCATGGTCTGA
- a CDS encoding chromate resistance protein ChrB domain-containing protein yields MNVDAIPAEQRWLLLIHQLPSKPAYFRVKIWRRLQGIGAVAVKSTVYALPANAETQEDFEWLLKEIVEGGGEAMMCEARLIDGLSDAQARALFDAARDEDYEAIAKEVRSLSSRLEEAAAPEETVEATTQIKRLRKRLADIAAIDFFGATGRLSAEGLIAELERRLARDSDMTNTSTETPPQTAADLKGRVWVTRKGVHIDRIACSWLIRRFIDPDAVIRFVPGKGYEPKAGELRFDMFEGEITHEGDRCSFEVLLVRAGLADPALRGISEIVHDIDLKDRKFGHEETTGIASLIAGVCAANPDDEQRIAQGTPVLDNLYQYFKSKRA; encoded by the coding sequence ATGAACGTTGACGCGATACCGGCAGAGCAGCGCTGGCTCCTCCTGATCCACCAGTTGCCGAGCAAGCCAGCCTATTTCCGGGTCAAGATCTGGCGCCGCCTGCAAGGCATCGGCGCTGTCGCGGTGAAGAGCACGGTCTATGCGCTGCCGGCGAATGCCGAGACGCAGGAAGATTTCGAGTGGTTGCTGAAGGAGATCGTCGAGGGAGGCGGGGAGGCCATGATGTGCGAAGCCCGCCTGATCGATGGCCTTTCCGATGCCCAGGCACGGGCCCTGTTCGACGCTGCGCGCGACGAAGACTACGAGGCGATCGCCAAGGAGGTCCGCTCCCTTTCAAGCCGCCTCGAGGAGGCTGCAGCTCCGGAGGAAACGGTCGAGGCCACGACCCAGATCAAGCGCCTGCGCAAGCGGCTGGCGGACATCGCCGCCATCGATTTCTTCGGCGCGACTGGCCGTCTCTCGGCTGAGGGCCTGATCGCGGAACTGGAGCGCAGGCTCGCGAGGGATAGCGACATGACCAACACATCAACGGAGACGCCGCCACAGACCGCAGCCGACCTGAAGGGGCGGGTCTGGGTCACGCGCAAAGGCGTCCATATCGACCGCATCGCCTGTAGCTGGCTGATCCGTCGCTTCATCGACCCCGACGCCGTCATCCGCTTCGTTCCGGGCAAGGGATACGAACCCAAGGCCGGGGAGTTGCGCTTCGACATGTTCGAAGGCGAGATTACCCACGAGGGTGATCGTTGTAGCTTCGAGGTCCTGCTGGTCCGTGCCGGTCTCGCTGATCCTGCGCTCCGGGGCATCTCCGAGATCGTCCACGACATCGATCTGAAAGACCGCAAGTTCGGGCACGAGGAAACGACGGGCATCGCGAGCCTGATCGCGGGTGTCTGCGCGGCCAATCCGGACGATGAGCAGCGCATCGCCCAAGGCACGCCCGTCCTCGACAACCTCTACCAGTACTTCAAGTCGAAACGCGCCTGA